A stretch of the Leishmania donovani BPK282A1 complete genome, chromosome 21 genome encodes the following:
- a CDS encoding 60S ribosomal protein L9, putative yields MVKVKSLCTLQIPEGVTVDVKGRKVTVTGKRGTLTKDLTHLQLDLRVDKKNRTFTVIRWFGSKIPIACLNTTKAHVQNMITGVTKGYRFKVRCAYAHFPINVSVDGQNIEVRNFLGEKRVRRQLVPSSVKVSQTDPSKVKDEIIFDGNDLEQVSREAAVLHQMCLVKKKDIRKFLDGIYVQTKTNIEGME; encoded by the coding sequence ATGGTGAAGGTCAAGAGCCTCTGCACCCTGCAAATCCCGGAGGGTGTGACCGTCGATGTGAAGGGCCGCAAGGTCACCGTCACGGGTAAACGCGGCACCCTCACGAAGGACCTgacgcacctgcagctggaCTTGCGCGTGGACAAAAAGAATCGCACCTTCACGGTGATTCGCTGGTTCGGCTCCAAGATCCCGATCGCGTGCCTGAACACCACCAAGGCGCACGTGCAGAACATGATCACTGGCGTGACGAAGGGCTACCGCTTCaaggtgcgctgcgcctACGCTCACTTTCCGATCAACGTCTCCGTGGATGGCCAGAACATCGAGGTCCGCAACTTCCTTGGTgagaagcgcgtgcgccgccagctgGTGCCCAGCAGCGTGAAGGTCAGCCAGACCGACCCGTCCAAGGTCAAGGATGAGATCATCTTCGACGGCAACGATCTGGAGCAGGTGTCccgcgaggccgccgtgctgcaccaGATGTGCCTGGTCAAGAAGAAGGATATCCGTAAGTTCCTTGACGGTATCTACGTCCAGACCAAGACCAACATTGAGGGTATGGAATAG
- a CDS encoding 40S ribosomal protein S23, putative: MTKTNGQNAARKLVRLRCRNRWADKGWKRAHTFSARKANPFGGSSHAKGIVLEKIGVGAKQPNSAIRKCVRVQLIKNDKKIIAFVPNDGCLHFIEENDEVLVSGFGRSGHAVGDIPGVRFKIVKVSNVGLYALYRQKKEKPRN, from the coding sequence ATGACGAAGACCAACGGTCAGAACGCAGCTCGTAAgctggtgcgcctgcgctgccgcaacCGCTGGGCCGACAAGGGCTggaagcgcgcgcacaccttCTCAGCCAGGAAGGCGAACCCCTTCGGCGGGTCGTCGCACGCCAAGGGCATCGTGCTGGAGAAgatcggcgtcggcgccaagCAGCCTAACTCCGCCATTCGtaagtgtgtgcgtgtgcagctgaTCAAGAACGACAAGAAGATCATCGCGTTCGTGCCGAACGATGGCTGCCTTCACTTCATCGAGGAGAACGACGAGGTGCTGGTGTCTGGTTTCGGCCGTTCTGGCCACGCCGTCGGTGATATTCCCGGCGTCCGCTTCAAGATCGTGAAGGTGTCGAACGTCGGCCTGTACGCCCTGTACCGGCagaagaaggagaagccGCGTAACTAG
- a CDS encoding cell division protein kinase 2, whose product MTSRYERQEKIGEGTYGVVYKARDTSTAATVALKRIRLDSEEEGVPCTAIREISLLKELRHENIVKLLDVCHSEHRLTIVFEYLDLDLKKYLDRENGNLDAATVQHFMRDLLRGVAFCHQRSVLHRDLKPQNLLISREKELKLGDFGLGRSFAIPVRKFTNEVVTLWYRPPDVLLGSMQYGPPVDVWSVGCIFSEMATGTPLFAGKNDADQLMRIFRFLGTPNNRVWPSMNQYPNSNNMLSQPEFLQNFEPEWSNVLGSVPGYEKLGCAGVDLLEKLLRYEPSERITAADALNHPYFSLQF is encoded by the coding sequence atGACCAGCCGGTACGAGCGGCAGGAGAAGATCGGCGAGGGCACCTACGGCGTGGTGTACAAGGCCCGAGACACGTCCACTGCCGCGACGGTCGCGTTGAAGCGCATTCGGCTTGactcggaggaggagggcgttCCGTGCACCGCCATTCGCGAGATTtcgctgctgaaggagctgcgACATGAGAACATCGTGAAGCTGCTGGACGTGTGTCACAGCGAGCACCGTCTGACGATCGTCTTCGAGTATTTAGACCTAGACTTGAAGAAGTATCTCGACCGCGAGAACGGCAACCTCGATGCGGCAACGGTTCAGCACTTTATGCGcgacctgctgcgcggcgtcgccttcTGCCACCAGCGCAGTGTCCTGCATCGCGACCTGAAGCCGCAGAATCTTCTCATCTCGCGCgagaaggagctgaagcTAGGCGACTTCGGCCTCGGTCGTTCCTTCGCCATCCCAGTGCGCAAATTCACGAACGAGGTGGTGACGCTGTGGTACCGACCGCCCGACGTTCTGCTCGGCTCGATGCAGTACGGTCCGCCGGTGGACGTGTGGTCCGTGGGGTGCATCTTCTCCGAGATGGCCACCGGGACGCCGCTCTTCGCCGGGAAGAACGATGCCGACCAGCTCATGCGGATCTTCCGCTTCCTAGGCACACCGAACAACCGGGTTTGGCCGTCCATGAACCAGTACCCGAACTCGAATAACATGCTGTCGCAGCCGGAGTTTTTGCAGAACTTCGAGCCGGAATGGAGCAACGTGCTCGGCTCCGTGCCCGGGTACGAGAAGCTTGGCTGCGCTGGTGTCGATCTGCTAGAAAAGTTGCTACGCTACGAGCCGTCGGAGCGCATTACGGCGGCAGACGCGTTGAACCACCCGTACTTTAGCCTCCAGTTTTAG